One Arcobacter sp. FWKO B genomic window, ACCCCACCACACTGTTAGTGTCATTTTATACTATAATTCTTTAAACAAATCTTAAATGTTGTCCTATTTTTGCCTATTTTTACATAAATATCACTTTTTTTATTACATTTGGGTAATTTTATTGAAAAGTAAAATCTAAAAGGTGAAACTTATAAGCTGAAAGAGTTGAATATTAGGGATTTAGTTTTTAGGTGAGAAAAAGAAGTTGGGGGGGATAGTCTTATGGAACGCTAGTGGGTGAGTGGCTTCTTCTGGAACGCCAGTCTTTGACTGGTGATTTTTTTGAAGACAAGCCCAGATAAATCTGGGGTTCCAAACGGAACGCCATTGGGGTGAGTGGTTTCTTTTGGAACGCCAGTCTATGACTGGTGAAGAAATTAAGATAAGCCCAGTCGGAGACTGGGGTTCCTTGTTAAGCTTTCCAGAGGTTTTTTTTGAAAATACCTAGTATTAATATTTCGTTTTCTTTTATTTTGTATGGTATTACATATTTTTTATATATCATATTTCTTAAGTTTTTGTATTTTGCTTTTTTGGATTTGCGGTACATGTAGGGGAAGTCTTTTAGTATTTGCATACTACTCATTAGCTCACTTTTAAAATTATCTGCATTTGAAAAAGAATCTTTAGCTATATACATATAGATTTCAAAAAATTCTTTTTCAAATCTGTTTGAAAAATTAATTTTCATTTTTATACTTTTCGATTTTTTGTTCTATGTTATCCCACATTGTATCAAAAGGAACTGCTGGAAGTGAGCCATCTTCTATTTCTTGGATTCTTTTTTCTAGCTCTAGTGTGATTGCATCTTTTTGGATTTTGATTTTGTTTTTTGGCATCACTTCAAGTACATTCATAAATTTAGGTAAAAAATCATCTTCAATTTGAAGAGTAATTGTTTGCATTGTTTATCCTTTGATTGTATGGGATGAATTTTATCATAAGAGGGGTTTAATGTCAATAAGCTAATGGTTGTAACTGTGGAACGCCAGTCTGTGACTGGTGAATTCTTTGAAGACAAGCCCAGATGAATCTGGGGTTCCGTTAATTAGCGATTAGTTTTTTTATATTCATTTCAAGTATATCTATTTGATGCCTTAGTACATCTTCTATTATAGCTAAACTTACGCCATCATAATCATGAGCTATAAAAGTTCTTATACTATAAAAACCTTTTACTTGTGATTCATCAAATATTTCTAATATTTTGAATCGCTCTTTTTTAGTTTGTCAAATTGTTCAGCTATTGCTACAAGATTCATAAGCAATGCAGCTCTTGCTTCTGCTCTATCTGCAAGTGCATGTGTTATAGTACCATGTCTTGAAATAACTGTCTTAATATCTTCTATTTTTTCAAGTATGCTGTGTACCCTTGATATGTCTTTTTGGCTATACATAGATTGTTTTGTCCACTATAAACTTTTTGCCTACTGGACTAAGTCCTGATTTATCTGTAAAATCAACTTTTACACCAAATTCTTTTTGTAATTGATTTTTGATTTGATTTAACTTTTCTATTGCCCCAAAGCCTCCTCCATTATTTTGTACAAATTTTGGTGTGGCTTCTACTAATACATCTATATCACTATCTTGTGTTTGTTCATCCCTTGAATAAGAACCAAAAAGACCATATATATAAAAACCGTCTTTTTCATAGATAGACTTTAATTCTTTTAATTTCTCAATAACTTGAGTTTTATTTAACATTTTAGCTTCTTTTTAAAATTGTTTTTTAAATTTTATCATAAGAGGGGTTTAATGTCAATAAGATAATGATTGTAACTGTTGGAACGCCAGTGGTGAGTGGTTTCTTTTGGAACGCCAGTCTTTCTCACAGAGAGTGCTTTGCACAAGACTGGTGAAGAAATTAAGACAAGCCCAGATAAATCTGGGGTTCCAAATAGGGAACGCCAGTGGGTGACTGGTGAAAAAGAAACTAAGACAAGCCCAGATAAATCTGGGGTTCCTTGGTTTTTAGTTTACGGGGCTCATTTTGTACCCGATATTTGATAGGGTAGTTAAGATAGAGTGAGTTGTCTTTTTTCTTATATTTTTTGCTACAGTTCTTAGTGTATCTATAGAGATAGTTTTTCCATTTTTTTTAGTAAATGAGCTTTGAATATCTTCGTATGGGACTATTTTTGACATATTTTCAAGTAAAAGTTCTATTAAATGTATCTCTTGAGATGTAAGAGCTATCTCTTCTTCATCTTTTATAAAACATTTGCCAGTATACGAATATACTATGCCATCTTGAAGTAAGATAGTGTCTTTTGATGTAGGTGTTACTGACTCGGCTACTTTTTGTGTGTTTTTTGGTGGGTTTCTTTTTTCTTTGATTTTTTGAGCAACATCATCTAAGTATTCAAAAAATAAAGATTCTTTAAATGGTTTTATAAAATATTTATCCACATCATATTCTATTGCATCTAGTAGGTAGTCTGTTTCTGCATAAGCTGTAGTTACTACTATTGTTTTGTCTTTGTCAAATGCTCTTACAAATCTAGCAAAATCAAGACCACTATCACCATCAGGAAGTCTAATATCTGTGATGATAAGATCAAAGTTATTGTACCCTAAATCAAACTTTTGTGCTGCTTCTTTGTAGGTAGTTACATGAGTTACATTAGCCCCAAGTCTTGTAAGTATACTTACGAAACTTTCCGCTATTACTCCATCATCTTCAATGTAAAGTATATTTAAATCTTTTATATTTGTATATAGCATGTTTCACTCTTTGTTTAGTATTTTATAAAGTTTATTTACAATTATTGCAATAAGTTGCTTAAAATCTTATTTAATGTATATTTTATAAATTTTTTAATAGTAAGGAGAACTCCTTACTATTTAGTTTCTTTTTTTGCAGATTTCACTTTTTAGTCTATTTAATATATTAAATAGTTTTATTAGGTTTATTTCTACTTGTTTTGCAGCTTGGTCAAGTTCGCTGTTAGGAGCTTTATTTGCATTTGCATCTACAAATTTTTGGATACTTTGCGTAAAAGTACTATTTTGAGCTTTTATATCTTTTATAAGATCTGAAGTAACATTGTACTTTTGAGATATATTATCTAGCCAAGTGTTAAGTCTATCAAATGATGGCACACTAAATCTTTGGTATGAACCAATCTTTGAAAAGATTTGATCTTTTAGAGCAATTGCTTCTACTTTAAGTTTTGCTGTTTCATATACAAGTTCTATATCACATACATTTTCTCTAGCTTCTTTTAGGTAGCTTGCACGAGACGCTGCTTTTACTAGTGATTCTGAAAGAGTTGCTATTTGTGTAGACATATTTGATATATCTGTTGCAACACTTGCATTTTGTTGTGTAGCTGAGTCAAGTTTATTTACTGCGTCACTTATTTGATTCATAGCAAGTTCTTGCTCTTTACTTGCACTTGTAACTTGTTGGATAATCTCTATTGTTGATTTGATTTGATTGTTTAGTTCATTGTAACCTAAAATCATATCTGAAGATATATTTTTACCTTCACTTGCTTTTTTACTAGCACTTTCTACTAAAGCTTTGATCTCTTTTGCTGCTTCAGCACTTCTTGAAGCAAGATTTCTAACTTCTCCAGCAACAACAGCAAATCCTTTTCCAGCCTCACCAGCTGTTGCAGCTTCAACAGCAGCATTTAAGCTTAGGATATTTGTTTGGAATGCAATTTGGTCTATTACTTCTATTGCATCATTGATTGCAATTACTTGTTTGTTAATATCATCCATAGATGTAGCTGTAGTATTTGCAAGGT contains:
- a CDS encoding type II toxin-antitoxin system RelE/ParE family toxin produces the protein MKINFSNRFEKEFFEIYMYIAKDSFSNADNFKSELMSSMQILKDFPYMYRKSKKAKYKNLRNMIYKKYVIPYKIKENEILILGIFKKNLWKA
- a CDS encoding nucleotidyltransferase family protein; amino-acid sequence: MLNKTQVIEKLKELKSIYEKDGFYIYGLFGSYSRDEQTQDSDIDVLVEATPKFVQNNGGGFGAIEKLNQIKNQLQKEFGVKVDFTDKSGLSPVGKKFIVDKTIYV
- a CDS encoding response regulator transcription factor, producing the protein MLYTNIKDLNILYIEDDGVIAESFVSILTRLGANVTHVTTYKEAAQKFDLGYNNFDLIITDIRLPDGDSGLDFARFVRAFDKDKTIVVTTAYAETDYLLDAIEYDVDKYFIKPFKESLFFEYLDDVAQKIKEKRNPPKNTQKVAESVTPTSKDTILLQDGIVYSYTGKCFIKDEEEIALTSQEIHLIELLLENMSKIVPYEDIQSSFTKKNGKTISIDTLRTVAKNIRKKTTHSILTTLSNIGYKMSPVN